A part of Streptomyces sp. NBC_01210 genomic DNA contains:
- a CDS encoding SseB family protein, whose translation MSRSERLAAMRSARLYFQRPDKPGFLVCETEEGPVVPVFTSWEALALFAGPCGWASTTVADLVELLPEGVCALVDPLGPRAFVLNVETLGATDAQGERNGGA comes from the coding sequence ATGTCTCGTTCGGAGCGGCTGGCGGCGATGCGTTCTGCGCGTCTGTACTTCCAACGGCCGGACAAGCCGGGCTTCTTGGTCTGCGAGACGGAGGAAGGCCCGGTGGTGCCGGTCTTCACCTCCTGGGAGGCACTCGCGCTGTTCGCCGGGCCCTGCGGATGGGCGTCCACGACCGTCGCGGACTTGGTGGAGCTACTGCCGGAGGGCGTGTGCGCGTTGGTGGATCCGCTGGGCCCACGGGCGTTCGTGCTGAACGTGGAAACACTCGGGGCTACGGACGCGCAGGGGGAGCGCAATGGCGGAGCATGA
- a CDS encoding ATP-binding protein, protein MGSRYELSCGLGDRQVRFGEQALRIEVCDDCPELARPGLPDPYSESGRGLFLVAVLADRYGVEPTAVGKCCWAEIALPASPDQQIVFPLVSQRSC, encoded by the coding sequence ATGGGCTCGCGGTACGAGCTGAGCTGCGGCCTCGGCGATCGCCAGGTCCGCTTCGGGGAGCAGGCACTGCGGATCGAAGTCTGCGACGACTGCCCGGAGCTGGCCCGGCCAGGTCTCCCGGATCCGTACAGCGAGAGCGGCCGGGGCCTGTTCCTCGTCGCCGTTCTCGCAGACCGGTACGGCGTCGAGCCGACGGCAGTCGGGAAATGCTGCTGGGCCGAAATCGCACTGCCCGCCAGCCCGGACCAGCAGATCGTGTTCCCCCTTGTTTCACAGAGGAGTTGCTGA